A window of Sphingobacterium sp. SRCM116780 contains these coding sequences:
- a CDS encoding energy transducer TonB, protein MKNGVNGIVEVAFVVEKDGSLSDFKVKKDLNYGTGEAAVNVLKKYPKKWNPGVQNGRNVRVAYTMPIRLNTVK, encoded by the coding sequence ATAAAAAATGGTGTCAATGGAATTGTTGAAGTCGCTTTTGTTGTCGAAAAAGATGGTAGTTTATCTGATTTTAAAGTGAAAAAAGATCTGAACTATGGAACAGGAGAGGCTGCTGTTAATGTGTTAAAAAAATATCCTAAAAAATGGAATCCAGGTGTGCAAAATGGAAGAAATGTACGAGTAGCTTATACCATGCCGATACGATTAAATACAGTTAAATAG
- the arfB gene encoding alternative ribosome rescue aminoacyl-tRNA hydrolase ArfB produces the protein MINKDLLLKELTFKFARSGGAGGQHVNKVSSKVLLQWSVLASATFDDDEKNLIIEHLNNRINKDMIFQLECDTDRSQLKNKEIAIERFLQIIKTTLTPVKPRKKTKVPYSKVLDRLDRKAKLADKKANRSWKME, from the coding sequence ATGATAAATAAAGATTTACTACTTAAAGAGTTAACATTTAAATTTGCACGCTCAGGTGGAGCAGGGGGACAGCACGTCAATAAAGTATCCTCTAAAGTTTTATTGCAGTGGTCGGTTTTGGCTTCTGCAACTTTTGACGATGATGAAAAAAATCTGATCATAGAACATTTGAATAACCGTATTAACAAAGACATGATCTTCCAGTTGGAATGTGACACCGATCGATCGCAATTGAAAAATAAAGAGATTGCTATTGAAAGATTCCTGCAGATCATAAAAACAACGCTGACACCTGTCAAACCACGAAAGAAAACTAAAGTACCCTATAGCAAGGTCTTGGATCGACTGGACCGTAAAGCAAAACTTGCAGACAAAAAAGCTAATCGTAGCTGGAAAATGGAATAA
- a CDS encoding DUF1003 domain-containing protein — MKTFVSSLSGKTFPMSNKVLVSTLRGSIFDLIKQDFPNISRADLLSLTELEAYKEKYMSGILKTELRELTRLDELVLDSLKNNEIISASLDQEDHKESFGSKIADKVADFGGSWTFILSFIGFLLCWIALNIFWLGNKGFDPYPFILLNLILSCVAALQAPVIMMSQNRQEDKDRKRAQNDYMVNLKAELEIRTLHEKIDHLLIHKEEEIVQMQQFQLDVMKNLIEKIEKLEKNKHDK; from the coding sequence ATGAAAACTTTTGTAAGTAGTTTATCTGGTAAGACATTTCCCATGTCTAATAAGGTTTTGGTTTCTACATTAAGAGGTTCGATTTTTGATCTCATCAAACAAGATTTTCCAAATATTTCAAGAGCAGACTTACTATCATTGACTGAATTGGAAGCTTACAAAGAGAAGTATATGTCTGGTATATTAAAGACAGAACTGCGAGAATTGACTCGTCTAGATGAGTTGGTTTTAGATAGTCTAAAAAATAATGAAATCATTAGTGCTTCTCTTGATCAGGAAGATCATAAGGAATCATTTGGTTCTAAAATAGCGGATAAAGTAGCTGATTTTGGAGGAAGTTGGACGTTTATATTATCCTTTATTGGATTTTTGCTATGTTGGATTGCATTAAATATATTTTGGTTGGGTAATAAAGGATTTGATCCCTATCCATTTATTTTATTGAACCTCATATTATCTTGCGTAGCAGCATTACAAGCGCCAGTGATTATGATGAGTCAAAATAGACAAGAGGACAAAGATCGTAAGCGGGCTCAAAATGATTACATGGTTAATCTGAAAGCAGAATTGGAAATACGAACATTACATGAGAAAATCGATCACTTACTAATTCATAAAGAAGAAGAAATAGTGCAAATGCAACAATTTCAATTGGATGTGATGAAAAATCTAATTGAAAAAATAGAAAAATTGGAAAAGAATAAACATGATAAATAA
- the bshA gene encoding N-acetyl-alpha-D-glucosaminyl L-malate synthase BshA has translation MKIGIVCYPTFGGSGVVATELGKALANNGHQVHFITYRQPARLDFFSENLFYHEVAVSQYPLFDFLPYESALASKLVDVVRFEKLDVIHVHYAIPHASAAFMAKQILLTYGINIPVVTTLHGTDITLVGKDKSFSPVVTFSINQSDGVTTVSQSLKDQTLSYFDIKRAIQVIPNFIDLERFSIKDRSHFKKAIAPGNERILIHTSNFRKVKNTGDVIRIFQKINEHIPSKLLMVGDGPERTNAEELCRELEVCQDVRFLGKQDAVEEILSVSDLFLMPSSSESFGLAALEAMACKVPVISTNTGGLPELNVNGVTGFLSDIGNVEEMAKNAIYILKDSDRLEKFKEAALEHAKTFQLSNIMPQYEDYYREVIEKVNKSQ, from the coding sequence ATGAAAATAGGTATCGTATGTTACCCAACATTTGGTGGTAGTGGTGTAGTTGCCACAGAGCTAGGAAAGGCTTTAGCAAACAATGGACACCAAGTTCATTTCATCACGTACCGACAACCGGCAAGATTAGATTTCTTTTCAGAGAATCTTTTTTACCATGAAGTAGCTGTTTCACAATATCCTCTTTTTGATTTCTTACCTTACGAATCGGCTTTAGCAAGTAAACTTGTCGATGTTGTTCGTTTTGAAAAGTTAGATGTTATCCATGTTCATTATGCGATTCCCCATGCCTCTGCGGCATTCATGGCAAAACAAATTTTATTAACCTATGGTATTAATATCCCAGTTGTGACTACACTTCATGGAACAGATATCACGTTAGTTGGCAAAGATAAAAGTTTTAGTCCCGTCGTTACTTTTTCGATTAATCAATCGGATGGTGTTACGACAGTTTCTCAAAGTCTAAAAGATCAAACTCTTAGTTATTTTGATATAAAAAGAGCTATTCAAGTCATTCCAAACTTTATTGATCTAGAAAGATTTAGCATTAAAGATCGATCTCATTTCAAAAAAGCAATTGCTCCTGGAAATGAACGTATATTAATTCACACATCAAACTTTAGGAAAGTAAAGAATACAGGAGATGTGATCCGTATTTTTCAAAAAATAAATGAACATATTCCAAGTAAGTTGTTAATGGTGGGGGATGGTCCAGAGAGAACCAATGCAGAAGAGCTATGTCGTGAGCTTGAGGTGTGTCAAGATGTTCGATTTTTAGGGAAACAAGATGCTGTAGAGGAAATCTTATCTGTTTCAGATTTGTTCTTAATGCCTTCCAGTTCTGAGAGCTTTGGTCTTGCAGCTTTAGAGGCTATGGCTTGTAAAGTTCCAGTGATATCGACCAATACGGGTGGTCTTCCTGAATTAAATGTCAATGGTGTGACGGGTTTCTTAAGTGATATTGGAAATGTGGAGGAAATGGCTAAAAATGCTATTTATATCTTAAAAGATTCTGATCGTTTGGAAAAATTTAAAGAAGCAGCGTTAGAACATGCTAAAACATTTCAACTGAGTAATATCATGCCTCAATACGAAGATTACTATAGAGAGGTGATAGAAAAGGTAAATAAATCACAATAA
- the pyrH gene encoding UMP kinase, translated as MKYKRILLKLSGESLMGDQSYGIDIKRVAQYAKDIKELHTQGLEIAIVIGGGNIYRGLSAEQSGMDRVQADYMGMLATVINSMALQDGLEKVGLKTRLLTAIKMEQICEPFIRRRAVRHLEKGRIVIFGAGTGNPYFTTDTAASLRAIEINADAVLKGTRVDGIYTADPEKDPTATRFDEISFTEVYERGLNVMDMTAFTLCQENNLPIIVFDMNKPGNLLKLANGEHVGTVVR; from the coding sequence ATGAAATATAAACGTATCCTATTAAAACTTAGCGGAGAATCCTTAATGGGGGATCAAAGCTATGGCATTGATATCAAGAGAGTTGCCCAGTATGCTAAAGATATCAAAGAATTACATACACAAGGTCTAGAAATTGCTATTGTTATTGGTGGGGGTAATATCTATAGAGGCTTAAGTGCAGAGCAATCAGGTATGGATCGTGTACAAGCGGACTATATGGGCATGTTGGCAACTGTTATCAACAGTATGGCACTTCAAGATGGGCTTGAAAAAGTAGGACTGAAAACTCGTTTATTAACGGCGATTAAAATGGAGCAAATATGCGAACCATTTATCCGTAGAAGAGCTGTTCGTCACCTAGAAAAGGGTCGCATTGTTATCTTCGGTGCAGGTACAGGTAATCCATATTTCACAACCGATACTGCTGCATCATTAAGAGCAATCGAAATTAATGCAGATGCTGTATTAAAAGGGACTCGTGTAGATGGTATCTATACAGCTGATCCAGAGAAGGATCCTACAGCAACACGTTTTGATGAGATTTCATTTACGGAAGTATATGAAAGAGGTCTAAATGTTATGGATATGACGGCATTTACATTATGTCAAGAGAACAATTTGCCAATTATCGTATTTGATATGAATAAACCAGGTAATTTGTTAAAATTAGCAAACGGCGAACACGTGGGTACTGTCGTACGCTAA
- the frr gene encoding ribosome recycling factor has translation MNELISLELDDCKESMSKAVSFTESELTKIRAGKASPSMLDGISVDYYGSPTALSQVSNINTTDARTIVIQPWEKQLISAIEKAITDANLGVNPQNDGIVIRLVIPALTEERRRDLVRKAKEETEKGRIVVRNIRKETNESLKKLKNDGASEDEIKVGEAEVQKLTDLFIAKVDKLAELKEKDIMTV, from the coding sequence ATGAATGAATTAATTTCACTTGAATTGGACGATTGTAAGGAGAGTATGTCCAAAGCTGTTTCTTTTACAGAATCAGAGTTAACAAAAATTCGTGCGGGTAAAGCATCGCCCTCTATGTTAGATGGTATTTCTGTAGATTATTATGGATCACCAACTGCATTGTCTCAAGTTAGTAATATTAATACAACTGATGCACGTACAATTGTTATCCAACCATGGGAAAAACAATTAATCTCTGCTATTGAAAAAGCAATTACAGATGCTAATCTTGGTGTCAATCCACAAAATGATGGTATTGTGATCCGCTTAGTTATTCCAGCTTTAACAGAAGAGAGAAGACGTGACTTAGTTAGAAAAGCAAAAGAAGAAACTGAAAAAGGTCGTATCGTCGTTCGTAACATCCGTAAGGAGACCAATGAATCTTTGAAAAAATTGAAAAATGATGGTGCTTCAGAAGATGAAATCAAAGTGGGCGAAGCTGAAGTTCAAAAACTAACAGATTTATTTATTGCTAAGGTCGATAAATTAGCGGAGTTGAAAGAGAAAGATATCATGACGGTATAA
- a CDS encoding sugar phosphate isomerase/epimerase family protein, which produces MNNSRRQFIKKAGLGLSAAYFLPQLISCKNRKAVSDSPFANLGVQLYSIRDLMAVNPTDSLQKVAKIGYKHVETFGIDTATKRFWGLDYKGLKKVLDDNGLKSHSGHYDMSKYFSRNYQDKEDLTLYFDAAKELGQEYVIAPVSPMFDISALKKDDFLYIAEQLNKAGEQAKKHGLKVAFHNHFWEFRDLGNGTKGEEVLLAFTEPDLVDFELDLYWAEKAGINPVSLFEKFPNRFKFWHIKDMDKAFTKTIVGPEFDKLDFRAISKEVKYAEVGTGNIDFISIAQAKDKAGLRYAFVEQDDIYIPNKFESLKKSYDYVQEKLAKI; this is translated from the coding sequence ATGAATAATTCTCGTCGTCAATTTATTAAGAAAGCTGGTCTAGGGCTTTCTGCCGCTTATTTTTTACCTCAATTGATCTCTTGTAAAAACAGAAAAGCAGTTAGTGATTCTCCTTTTGCAAATTTAGGTGTTCAACTGTATTCTATTCGGGATCTGATGGCTGTAAACCCAACTGACTCGTTACAAAAAGTTGCTAAAATTGGTTACAAGCATGTGGAAACATTTGGAATAGATACTGCCACAAAACGTTTCTGGGGATTAGATTATAAAGGTTTAAAAAAGGTTCTGGATGATAATGGATTGAAGTCACATAGTGGCCATTATGATATGTCCAAATATTTCAGTCGAAACTATCAGGATAAAGAGGATTTGACTCTTTATTTTGATGCGGCTAAAGAGTTAGGACAAGAATATGTCATTGCACCAGTATCTCCTATGTTTGATATTTCTGCATTGAAGAAAGATGATTTTCTATACATTGCAGAGCAATTGAACAAGGCTGGTGAGCAAGCGAAGAAACATGGTTTAAAGGTCGCCTTTCATAATCATTTTTGGGAATTCCGTGATTTAGGAAATGGAACGAAAGGTGAAGAGGTTTTATTGGCATTTACAGAACCTGATTTGGTTGATTTTGAATTGGATTTATATTGGGCGGAGAAAGCAGGGATCAATCCGGTTAGTTTATTTGAAAAATTTCCTAACAGATTTAAGTTCTGGCATATCAAAGATATGGACAAAGCTTTTACAAAAACAATTGTGGGTCCTGAATTCGATAAATTAGATTTTAGAGCTATTTCAAAGGAGGTAAAATATGCAGAAGTAGGTACTGGAAATATTGATTTCATTTCTATTGCTCAAGCAAAAGATAAGGCTGGTTTACGATATGCTTTTGTTGAACAGGATGATATTTACATACCAAACAAATTTGAAAGTTTGAAAAAGAGTTATGATTATGTCCAAGAGAAATTGGCAAAAATATAA
- the purE gene encoding 5-(carboxyamino)imidazole ribonucleotide mutase: MSTLNQALVGIIMGSKSDLPVMQDAVDVLKTLGVPFEVTIVSAHRTPQRMFDYAQDAAERGLKVIIAGAGGAAHLPGMVASITHLPVIGVPVKSSNSIDGWDSVLSILQMPNGIPVATVALNAAKNAGILAAQILGTYNAETAKNVIAFKADLAKKVIETAEEVEQMTF, from the coding sequence ATGTCAACATTGAACCAAGCCTTAGTTGGAATTATTATGGGAAGCAAATCAGACTTACCTGTGATGCAAGATGCAGTCGATGTATTGAAAACATTAGGAGTGCCCTTTGAGGTAACTATTGTTTCGGCACATCGTACCCCACAAAGAATGTTTGATTATGCACAAGACGCTGCAGAGAGAGGGCTAAAAGTCATCATTGCGGGCGCTGGCGGCGCGGCCCATTTACCAGGAATGGTCGCATCCATTACACATTTACCTGTTATCGGAGTTCCTGTGAAATCTTCCAATTCGATTGATGGTTGGGATTCTGTCTTATCGATTTTACAAATGCCTAATGGTATTCCTGTAGCAACAGTAGCCTTGAATGCGGCTAAAAATGCAGGTATTCTTGCGGCACAGATTTTAGGTACGTACAATGCTGAAACAGCTAAAAATGTCATTGCATTTAAAGCTGACTTAGCTAAAAAAGTAATTGAAACTGCTGAAGAAGTAGAACAAATGACTTTCTAA
- a CDS encoding 5-(carboxyamino)imidazole ribonucleotide synthase yields MGKDFYGDLQLGVLGGGQLGRMLIQEAINYNVNVHILDPDKNAPCRKLCNRFECGSLSDFETVYNFGKDLDMITIEIEKVNVDALEKLEEEGVLVYPQSRIIRLIQDKGLQKQFFKQNDIPTSAFQLISTKEHLKNANLTIPYIQKLRKDGYDGKGVKKINVIEDIETAFDEPSLIEEWVDFEKEIAVIVARNDDGDVATFPMVEMEFNPDANLVEFLIAPSTYGFDIQQRAEELAKKIATDLQIVGLLAVEMFLTKEGDILVNELAPRTHNSGHQTIEGNYISQFAQHLRAIFNLPLGDTRCRTNAVMINLLGEEGYEGLAKYEGVEEILAMEGVYVHLYGKKFTKPFRKMGHVCIINDDRELAIQNARKVQEILKVKA; encoded by the coding sequence ATGGGAAAAGATTTTTATGGTGATTTGCAATTAGGTGTTCTTGGCGGTGGTCAATTGGGCCGTATGTTGATTCAAGAGGCCATTAATTATAATGTTAATGTTCATATCCTTGATCCAGATAAGAATGCTCCTTGCCGTAAATTATGCAATCGTTTTGAATGTGGCTCTTTGAGTGATTTTGAAACCGTATACAATTTTGGAAAAGATCTTGATATGATTACGATTGAGATTGAAAAAGTAAATGTAGATGCGTTGGAAAAATTGGAAGAAGAGGGTGTACTTGTTTATCCACAATCGCGTATTATTCGCTTGATACAAGATAAGGGGTTGCAAAAACAATTTTTTAAACAAAATGACATTCCAACTTCAGCATTTCAATTGATCTCTACTAAAGAGCATCTTAAAAATGCAAATTTGACCATTCCTTACATCCAAAAACTACGTAAAGATGGCTATGATGGTAAAGGAGTGAAGAAGATAAATGTCATAGAAGATATCGAAACAGCATTTGATGAACCATCTTTGATAGAAGAATGGGTAGATTTTGAAAAAGAAATCGCTGTTATTGTTGCACGAAATGATGATGGTGATGTGGCTACCTTTCCTATGGTAGAAATGGAATTCAATCCAGATGCCAATTTAGTTGAGTTCTTGATTGCTCCATCGACGTATGGTTTCGATATTCAGCAAAGAGCAGAAGAACTTGCAAAGAAGATTGCAACCGATTTGCAAATTGTAGGATTATTAGCTGTTGAAATGTTCTTAACAAAAGAAGGTGATATACTGGTCAATGAATTAGCACCTCGTACACACAACAGTGGTCATCAAACCATAGAAGGAAATTATATCTCTCAATTTGCACAGCATTTGAGAGCAATATTTAACCTTCCTTTGGGCGATACACGCTGTCGTACGAATGCTGTGATGATTAATTTACTAGGAGAAGAAGGATATGAAGGTTTAGCAAAATATGAAGGCGTAGAGGAGATTTTAGCCATGGAGGGTGTATATGTTCACTTGTATGGGAAGAAGTTTACAAAACCTTTCCGTAAAATGGGACATGTATGTATCATCAATGACGATCGTGAATTGGCCATTCAAAATGCGAGAAAAGTACAAGAGATTTTGAAAGTAAAAGCTTAA
- a CDS encoding NADH-quinone oxidoreductase subunit B, whose protein sequence is MSLESQIQNNGVIVAKLDDLLNWARLSSMWPISFGIACCAIEMMGAMAANYDLDRLGVFPRPSPRQSDVMIIAGTVTFKMADRIRKLYEQMPEPKYVISMGSCANCGGPYWQHGYHVVKGVDQVIPVDVYVQGCPPRPEALIGAFLELQKKIEKESLLGEQLFNQKA, encoded by the coding sequence ATGAGTTTAGAAAGTCAAATACAAAATAATGGCGTTATTGTTGCTAAATTGGATGATTTGCTAAATTGGGCGCGCCTATCTTCTATGTGGCCGATAAGTTTTGGAATTGCTTGTTGTGCGATTGAGATGATGGGAGCTATGGCAGCTAACTATGACTTGGATCGATTGGGAGTGTTTCCACGACCTTCTCCCAGACAATCTGATGTGATGATTATCGCAGGAACAGTAACCTTTAAAATGGCCGATCGTATACGAAAATTGTATGAGCAAATGCCAGAACCCAAATACGTCATTTCAATGGGTTCATGTGCTAATTGTGGTGGCCCGTATTGGCAACATGGCTATCATGTAGTCAAAGGTGTAGATCAGGTAATTCCAGTGGATGTATATGTACAGGGATGCCCCCCTAGACCAGAAGCATTGATTGGTGCATTTTTAGAACTTCAAAAGAAAATTGAAAAAGAAAGTTTACTGGGAGAACAATTGTTTAACCAAAAAGCTTAA
- a CDS encoding NADH-quinone oxidoreductase subunit A: MDDPGQLSEYGKILIIILVGIFLVAMTIMAGRMLSVKKPNPQKLSTYECGEDAVGSSWIQFNPRFYVIALIFLLFDVELIFIFPWATVFGQADYIAADGRWGWFTLIEMSLFVGILILGLIFVWVKGDLEWVKPLNYRPSVDVKIPATAYDTLNDATYQVRDYKQSVQVEKSVDIKSEELSTAPKIAFKPRFKKPGATS; encoded by the coding sequence ATGGATGACCCCGGACAATTATCGGAATACGGAAAGATACTTATCATAATTTTGGTAGGGATATTTTTAGTTGCGATGACCATTATGGCAGGAAGAATGCTGTCTGTTAAAAAGCCAAATCCCCAGAAATTAAGTACATACGAGTGTGGAGAAGATGCTGTAGGCTCTTCTTGGATTCAATTTAATCCTCGATTTTATGTTATTGCACTTATATTTCTACTCTTTGATGTTGAATTAATCTTTATTTTTCCTTGGGCGACTGTATTTGGTCAAGCAGATTATATCGCAGCAGATGGAAGGTGGGGATGGTTTACGTTAATCGAAATGAGTTTGTTTGTTGGTATACTAATTTTGGGGTTGATATTTGTTTGGGTAAAAGGTGATCTAGAATGGGTAAAACCTTTAAATTACCGTCCATCTGTAGATGTTAAAATTCCTGCTACTGCCTACGATACTCTTAATGATGCAACTTATCAGGTGAGAGATTATAAACAATCCGTGCAAGTTGAAAAATCTGTTGATATAAAATCAGAAGAGTTATCGACTGCTCCTAAAATAGCCTTTAAACCAAGATTCAAAAAACCAGGTGCAACCTCATGA
- the ffh gene encoding signal recognition particle protein — MFQNLQDKLDRAFKVLKGQGSITEINVAETMKEIRKALLDADVNYKTAKTFTDDVKQKALGQNVLTSISPGQLLTKIMSDELTDLMGGSVTELETSKNPTVILIAGLNGAGKTTFSGKLALHLKDKKGKKPLLVAGDVYRPAAIDQLQVLGEQVGVPVYVDRTSTDPIAIAKAGVEEAKRNGNNIVIIDTAGRLAIDEPLMIEITAVKEATQPQEILFVVDSMTGQDAVNTAKTFNDRLDFTGVVLTKLDGDTRGGAALSIKSVVNKPIKFIGTGEKMDALDVFYPDRMASRILGMGDVVSLVERAQQQFDEKEAAELQKKIRKNKFDFNDFKSQIQQIKKMGNMKDLMGMIPGVGKAMKDIEVDDNAFRPIEAIIDSMTPFERENPDAIDQKRRVRIAKGSGTDINEVNKLMKQFGDMRKVMKQMSNPAMAAKLMKNMPKMPGK, encoded by the coding sequence ATGTTTCAGAACTTACAGGATAAATTAGATAGAGCCTTTAAGGTTTTAAAAGGCCAAGGTAGTATTACCGAAATCAACGTTGCAGAAACGATGAAAGAAATTCGCAAGGCATTATTGGATGCCGATGTGAATTATAAAACTGCAAAAACATTTACAGACGATGTCAAACAAAAAGCTTTAGGACAAAATGTATTAACAAGCATTTCTCCAGGTCAATTGTTGACAAAAATCATGAGCGATGAGTTGACGGATTTAATGGGAGGTTCTGTTACAGAATTAGAGACTTCTAAAAATCCTACTGTTATATTGATTGCTGGTTTAAATGGTGCTGGTAAAACAACATTTTCAGGAAAACTAGCACTACATTTAAAAGATAAAAAAGGAAAAAAACCTTTATTGGTTGCAGGTGACGTTTACCGCCCTGCTGCGATAGATCAGTTGCAAGTATTAGGTGAACAAGTAGGTGTTCCTGTATATGTCGATCGCACTTCTACTGATCCTATTGCGATAGCAAAAGCTGGTGTTGAAGAGGCGAAAAGAAACGGAAATAATATTGTCATCATTGATACTGCAGGTCGTTTAGCCATTGATGAGCCATTGATGATAGAGATTACGGCAGTAAAAGAAGCGACACAACCACAGGAAATCCTTTTCGTGGTCGATTCAATGACTGGTCAAGATGCGGTAAACACGGCAAAGACGTTCAATGATCGTTTAGATTTCACAGGTGTTGTATTGACGAAATTAGATGGCGATACACGTGGTGGAGCTGCCTTGTCTATTAAATCTGTCGTTAATAAACCAATTAAGTTTATCGGTACTGGCGAGAAGATGGATGCATTAGATGTTTTCTATCCAGATCGTATGGCTTCTCGTATTTTAGGGATGGGTGATGTTGTTTCACTCGTTGAACGTGCGCAACAACAATTTGATGAGAAAGAGGCCGCTGAACTACAAAAAAAGATTCGTAAAAATAAATTTGACTTCAACGATTTCAAATCTCAAATCCAACAAATCAAAAAAATGGGTAACATGAAAGATTTGATGGGAATGATTCCCGGGGTGGGAAAAGCAATGAAAGATATTGAAGTTGATGATAATGCATTTAGACCTATTGAAGCGATTATTGATTCAATGACACCTTTCGAAAGAGAGAATCCTGATGCGATTGATCAAAAACGTCGTGTTCGTATTGCTAAGGGTTCAGGAACAGATATCAATGAAGTGAATAAGTTGATGAAACAATTTGGCGATATGCGCAAAGTCATGAAACAAATGTCAAATCCAGCTATGGCAGCAAAATTAATGAAGAATATGCCAAAGATGCCAGGAAAGTAA
- a CDS encoding zinc metallopeptidase → MYWILFIGIMVVSLIVQTRFKNKFKKYSEIPLTSGLTGAEVAQKMLHDNGIYDVNVVSIPDRLGDHYNPADKTVNLSPEVYSGRSIAAAAVSAHECGHAVQHATAYKWLGFRSAMVPMVNFASKLTSWILMLGVMLMVFSKIYILLAIGVAALAITTIFSFVTLPVEFDASNRAKAWLSNNGVTHSAAEDEGVRDALKWAAMTYVVAALSALVTLLYYASMLFGRRN, encoded by the coding sequence ATGTATTGGATTTTATTTATAGGGATCATGGTTGTCAGCCTGATCGTACAAACCCGATTTAAAAATAAGTTTAAAAAATATTCAGAAATTCCTTTGACCAGTGGTCTTACAGGGGCTGAAGTAGCTCAAAAAATGCTTCATGATAATGGTATTTATGACGTAAATGTCGTTTCGATCCCAGATCGTTTGGGAGATCATTATAACCCAGCAGATAAGACCGTGAACTTAAGTCCTGAAGTATACAGTGGTAGGAGCATAGCTGCTGCAGCAGTTTCGGCACACGAGTGTGGTCATGCTGTCCAACATGCTACGGCTTACAAATGGTTGGGATTTAGATCTGCTATGGTTCCAATGGTTAACTTTGCTTCAAAACTAACTTCTTGGATCTTGATGTTAGGAGTTATGTTGATGGTGTTTTCTAAAATTTATATTTTACTGGCGATTGGTGTTGCGGCGTTAGCCATAACAACTATTTTTAGTTTTGTGACACTTCCTGTAGAATTCGATGCTTCTAATCGTGCTAAGGCATGGTTAAGTAATAATGGAGTAACCCATAGTGCAGCAGAGGATGAGGGCGTTAGAGATGCTTTAAAATGGGCAGCAATGACCTATGTAGTAGCGGCGTTAAGTGCATTGGTAACTTTATTGTATTATGCATCTATGTTATTTGGTAGAAGGAATTAA
- a CDS encoding RNA polymerase sigma factor, producing MSILNKKTDQELIHIYLSGKESALAALLERYKSKIYTSIYMKVKDEYLAEDIFQETFIKVINTLKGGKYNDEGKFLPWVMRIAHNMIIDHFRREKRAPNIVNTEGFDIFDVLEFSDENVESKMLKEQRDIDLKRMIQKLPDDQKEVLIMRHFCDMSFKDIADITEVSINTALGRMRYALTNLRKMIEGESLMLQIN from the coding sequence ATGAGTATTTTAAATAAGAAAACGGATCAAGAATTAATCCACATATATTTAAGTGGTAAAGAGTCAGCGTTAGCAGCTTTGTTAGAGCGTTATAAATCAAAAATATATACATCCATTTACATGAAAGTGAAAGATGAATATCTTGCTGAAGATATTTTTCAAGAAACTTTTATCAAAGTCATCAATACATTAAAAGGTGGAAAATACAATGATGAAGGTAAATTTTTACCTTGGGTGATGCGTATTGCACACAATATGATCATCGATCATTTCCGAAGAGAAAAAAGAGCCCCAAATATTGTGAATACAGAAGGGTTTGATATTTTCGATGTGCTAGAATTTAGCGATGAGAATGTGGAATCAAAGATGCTGAAAGAACAACGAGATATTGATTTGAAAAGAATGATTCAAAAATTACCAGACGATCAAAAAGAAGTGCTAATTATGAGACACTTTTGCGATATGAGTTTTAAAGATATTGCGGATATTACAGAAGTCAGCATCAATACTGCACTAGGTCGTATGCGCTATGCATTGACCAATCTAAGAAAAATGATTGAAGGAGAAAGTTTGATGTTACAGATTAATTAG